The Chitinophaga lutea genome contains the following window.
TCGATCTGTGCAAGCGGCATGTCCATCATCTCTTTGGCCAACTGAAACACCTGCCCCATACGCACGCCTATGAACTGATCCCCTTGGCTGTACTCACCTTCGCCTGACTTGAAATAGCGTTGTATTTTTTTCTGTTCGGCATCAGACTGCAGCGCTTTCAAACCTTCCAGGAATTCGGCCGCGGTTAAACGGATGGTTTGTTTCGGCATATGCTTTATTTTTTGCTGAATATCAGGGCCATTTTATCGAGGCATTCCTCCAGCCCTGCTTTCGACATCTCGTAAGTCTGATCGTTCGTATACCCGAACTCTGTAACGGTCATTTCCGTTTTCCCATCCACCGGCCGGAAAGTGATCTTGTGCCGTACGCCGGCTGCCAGTTCCGCCGGCAATCCCATTTTGGCGGGGTCAACGGCCTGACCATCGGCGTCCGAGAAGCGCATGACGAATTCTATCAGTTCCATCGGCACTATTTTATGGTAGTTCCAGGTGTTGTACAGGTCGTGCCCGTCCGGCGTACGCATACATACCAGCGAGGCCCCGCCTTCCCTGAAGTCCATTTTGGCCACCGGGCAGGTAAACACTTTCGGCCCCCACCATTGTTTTACATAACCGGAATCCGACCAGGCTTTCCATACCTCTTCAAGTGGAGCATCGAAGGTGCGGGTCACGATCAGGTCGCGCGTTTTGGAAGTGTCTGTTGTCATATGATTTTGATTTTCAGGGTGAACGATCACACCGCCGGCGCTTCGTTGCCATGCAAACAGATACAGCAGTGTCAGTAAGAGTAACGTCTTTTTCATACGCGGGGTGTTTTAACGGTACAAACGTACGCCCTATTCCCCGTTCCGGGCAGGTGCGGAAGCGACAATATGAAGGGGTGGGTGCGCCAAAAAAAGGCCGCAACACGGGTATGCGTGCTGCGGCCGGCAGTTAATATCGTGCGGGGCCTATTGTATTTTGGTCACCACCAGGTCGTCGTAGTAAATATATCCGTCGGTGGTGGATTGCCAGTGCGCCTGGCTGCCGCCGCGGAAAGTATGGAAGCTGAGGTTGCGGATGAGGCGCTTGCTGTCGTTGGTGGTCCAGCGGATGGCCGTGTCCAGCACGGTAACGCCGTCGATCACCAGTTTGGCCCGCCCGTTGGTGCTGGTGCCGGTATTGCTTTTTACATACATCTGTACCTGGTAGGTCTGGCCCCTGTTGAGGCTGCCGGTGGCCGGGTACGATTTACCGAAGTTGTCGCCGAACTCGCCGGGCTGGTCGCGGTAATACACGTAGGGATGGAAGTACACCCTGCTGCCGTTATTATACCACATCAGGCGCATACTGCCGCCGTTGCCGTCCCAGCCGGGGTCGCCGCCGGTATTGCCATCGCCGATCAGGAAACCGAAACCCAGCTTGCCGCCGCGGCTCCAGTCGAACGCGCTGTGGAACCGGATGCTGAACGATACCTGGTATTCGCTGCCGTCGGAAATGTCCGTGCGGGCAATGATGCCGCTGGCTCCGCCCAACGCGTCTTTAAGAAGCGTCACGCGCAGGTTGCCGTTGGAGATCATCGAGCGGGAACTGTTCCAGCCGGTGATGTTGCCGAAATCGGCTTCGGCCTGCGCCTGCGTATAGGCGGTTCCGTGCGTGTAACTGTCCCAGTTCTCGGAAAAAGAGCCGTTGATGGCGGCGATGGAAATATCCGTCACCGATAGCGTGTTTTCATTTGCAGGAAGCAGTTCATTGTCTGTTACTGCGGGTTTGCTGCAGGCTGCAGCGGATAGTACAAGCAGGATCATGCCTGCTCTGACAGATTTCAGATGATCTTTCATGGTGTGCTGTTTTCATGAACGTGAAAAATTCGGGTTTACCTGGTTATCCAAACAATATTAACTGCGTTATTAATTTAACGAAAAAAACCGGTTCGGGGAAATTGCCCGGCCGGCCGACTTTCCGCCGGTATATAAAAACTCCCCCGATCTCGTTATATTTGTTCCGTAAAAAAGGAAATGGTGTCTTCCTACCTGAACCGTCTTCCTCCCGGAAAGACTGATGGCGCCTACAAAACCAGGGGCTTTGCAAAAGGCCTTCATTTCAATTTGTAGGTATGAAAAAACCAGAACAGGTACACATAGCCGCTCACTTGTTAAAATGGACCGCCATCACCGTTCCGGTAGCGCTTACCGTGGGCTCTCTCGTCGCATTCTTTTTATGGTCGCTCGATGAAGTGACGCAGCTGCGGCAGCAGCGTCCCTGGCTCCTGTATTTACTGCCCGTAGCGGGGTTGCTGATCTATGCGCTGTACAGGTATCTCGGCAAAAACGCCGAAGCCGGCAACAATCTCATCATGAACGAGATCCATGAGCCCGGCGGCGGCGTTCCCTTGCGAATGGCGCCACTGGTGCTGGCCACCACCATCATCACCCACCTCTTCGGCGGCTCCGCCGGCCGGGAAGGTACGGCTGTGCAGATCGGCGGCAGCCTGGCCGGCCAGCTCGGCAAATGGTTCCGGCTGGGGAAAGAAGATGTGCGTATCATCCTCACCACCGGTATCGCCGCAGGTTTCGGGGCCGTGTTCGGTACGCCCGTCACCGGCGCCGTGTTTGCGCTGGAAGTGCTCACCGTGGGCCGCATCAGCCACAAAGCGCTCCTGCCCTGCCTGATGGCCAGCGTGCTGGCAGACGTGACCTGCTCCGCCTGGCAGATACAGCACACCCATTATCACATCGCCATCAACGAAGTGATCAGCAGCACGGTCGACTTTATCCATTTTGACTTCTGGCTCCTGCTGAAAGTGATCGGGGGCGGCGTTTGTTTCGGGATGGCCGGTTATCTTTTCTCCACCCTGTCGCACACCATTAAAAAATACAGCGGGCAGTTCATCCCCGTCAAATGGCTCATCCCTTTCGTTGGCGGCATCGTCATCATCGCGCTGACTGCGTTGCTGGGCACGGATGATTACCTGGGGCTGGGCGTCACCAATCCCGATCCCGACGGCGTATCGATCGTATCTTCTTTCCGCGAAGGCGGCGCCGGTTACTGGAGCTGGTGCTGGAAATTATTGTTCACCGCCATCACATTGGGCATGGGTTTTAAAGGCGGCGAAGTAACGCCCCTGTTTTTCATCGGCGCGGCATTGGGCAACACCATCGCATTGCTCACAGGCGCGCCCGTAGACCTCATGGCCGGCCTCGGCTTCATCGCGGTGTTCGCGGGCGCTACCAATACGCCCATCGCCTGCACTATCATGGGCGTGGAATTATTCGGCGGGGAATATGTACTGTATTATGCCGTGGCGTGTTTTACGGCGTATTATTTCAGCGGCCACACGGGCATCTATGCCGCGCAGCGCATGCAATCCAAAACCTGACGGCTTATTTGTAGAGCAGGTATTTCGTCCTCATTTTTTTGTACGCGCTTAAGCCCGGTTCCCAGCTTTTGCGGATCTCCGCTTCACTTTTACCCGCAATGATCTGTTCCCTGAACTGTTTAACGCCGGCCAGTTTGTTGATGTCGCCGATCTGGGTGCTGTAGGAACGGTCAAAGAATTTTGCTTTGTCCGGGTACGCTTTGTACAGGTCGATCATCCAGCCGACATTGATTTTCCCGGCCTTGCGGAACGGGGAAATATCGAACCGGCGCAGGTCCAGGCCGTAGCAGGCATCGTTCTGGTGCAGCGGCGTTTCGGATTTGCCGGGGATACTCACGGGCGTGAACGTGAAATCGTAGATCCCTTTCAGGCGGGGCGCGCCCAGTACGGTGAAGGGCATGTATGTGCCGCGGCCCTGGCTGAGGATGGTGCCTTCGAACAGGCAGAGGGAAGGATACAATATCACCGATTGCTGTGTATTCAGGTTCGGCGACGGGGCCACGGGCATCTCATAATCCATATCGTGGCGGTAGTTGGCCACCGGTATCACTTTGATCTTGCATTTCATTTTATTCTGCAGCCAGCCTTCGCCGTTCAGCATGTGGGCAAATTCCCCGATGGTCATGCCATGCGTGATGGGAATGGGGAACTGGCCGATGCCGGATTTATTTTCCATATCCAGGATGGGCCCGTCTACATACCCGTTGGGGTTGGGCCGGTCGAGAATGAGCAGCTCTTTACCGAACTGCGCGCAGGATTCCATCACGTCGCGCAGGGTGTTGATGTTCGTATAAAAACGGCAGCCCACATCGGCGATGTCAAAAATCATGATATCGAGATTGTCGAGGTCTTTTTTGGCCGGTTTCCTTTTGTTTCCGTAGAGGGAAATAATGGGAATGCCGGTAGCCTTATCCACTTCGTCGTGCACCTCGGCGCCGTTGCTGGCGTTGCCGCGGAAGCCGTGCTCCGGCCCGAAAATCGCCTTGATGTTCACCCCCAGCGAACGCAGGCTGTCTACGCTCAGCTTATTGCCGATAATGGACGTCTGGTTCACCACCATGCCCACCCTTTTACCTTTGAGGTACGGCAGGTAGGCCTTCACCTGGTCGGCGCCGGTGATGATGCCTTTACTGGAATATTGCGCCGCGCCTACAAAAGGTGTGGCCAGCAGGAGGATGATAACGATCAATCGTATTTGCATGATGATGATTTAAACTGGTTGCAACTGTAGAGACAAACTCAGTGCCATTTACCGTTAACCCCGTACCAAGTTAACCCATTTTCTTTTTCGCCTACCTTTGAAATATGAGCGAACATCATCCATACCTGCAGCGCTGCCTGGAACTGGGCGCCATGGCCGCCGCCGAAGGCGAAAGCCCCGTGGGCAGCCTCATCGTGAAAGACGGGACAATACTGGGCGAAGCCTTCGAAAAAAGCAGGCAGCTCAAAGACATCACCCGCCACGCCGAAGTACTCGCCGTGATGGACGCCCTGGCACGGCACGGCAGCTGCGATGGGGCCACCCTCTATACCAATGTGGAGCCCTGCATCCTTTGCTCCTACGTGATCAGGCATCATAAAATCGGGAAAGTCGTTTTCAGCAGGTATTCCGGCGAACTGGGCGGAGCAGGCTCGCGCTATGCGATCCTGACGGCGGAAGATATTGTAAAATGGGGTAAGGCCCCGGCGGTGGAGGTTATCGCTGATATTTGAGGCGGGTGGACCGGATAATACCCAGAGCTTCGCCGGTGAACCGGTTCATACCAGGTTGCGGGGTTTTCGACAGCAGTTTGAATTCAAACTCCAGCAACTGGCCATTCATGATGGTTGCCACGCGCACCTCCCGATGATAGTATGCAGTCGTATCCGTAAATACAGGTGCAAGTATGGAAAAACTATCCTGGCCGGCCCGGATGATGGTATCCAGCGAAAATTGGGTGTTTGCATCTAAAAGTGTGCAATAATATTTATTGCCGACGTGCACTTCGGCCATGGTTTTCCAACCGCCCGGGCCAGGGGCTGCCGCGCCACTATGCATAATCGTCAATTGGTTCACGGAGTCTTCGGGATAGTTCGAAAAAATAAACCCGCTTTCCAACACTACGGGGTTTGACCGCTGCTGAAAACGGTATTTTATCCGGTCGCTTTCAGCATTGCAACTGTAGTCCGTCCACTGAAGGGTGGTATCCCAACGGGCTGGCATTTCCATCGTTATGTCACCGAGATTGTTTTTCAACGGCACCCTCGTAACGGTTCCGGAAGAACAGGCCTGCAAAACAAGCAACAGTAAAGGGATAAATCGCATATTCAAAATATACAACTTTTTCCCGACCTCACAACGCCTTCAAATGCCGCATTATCACCGCCCGGTCGTGCTCCGTTCTGGCCAATTGCAACGCGGTTTGATAGTGCTCCGCTGCCTTTCCTCCATCCACCCCGGTATAAAGATTCCCCAACAGCGAATGGTACAAATGCGAGCCGGACAGCTGCAATTGCTCGGCCTCCCTGATGGCGGCCGCTTTGCCTTTCACCCTCGACAGCGCGTACGTCCGGTTGAGGGCGGCCACCGGTGAATATTCCAGCATCAGCAGTTTGTTGTACAGGTCGAGTATCTCCTCCCATTTGCCGGGCACCGGCGTTTTCTGGCAGTGCCAATAAGCAATGGCCGCCTCGAGATGGTACCGCGACGCCTGCTGCCCCTGGGCGCTTTGGATCAGATAATAATTGCCTTTTTCTATCAGATCATCATTCCACAATTCGCGGTCCTGCGCCTCATACAAAACATGTTCCCCCGCCGCATCCAGCCGCGCGTCGAACCGGGAAGCGTGGAAACACATCAGCGACAGCAGGGAATTCACCGGCGGGGTGTTGGTTGCCGCATGCTGCAACAGGAAATAACACAGCCGCATCGCCTCCATACAGAGCTCTTTCCGCAGCACGCTGTTCTGCGTGGAAGAATAATACCCTTCGTTGAACAACAGGTAAATGGTGGTGAGCACCGCCTCCAGCCGCTCACCCATTTCTTTTTCCGCCGGCAGGTCGGTGGAGATGTTTTCTTCGCGGAGTTTCTGCCGCGCGCGCAGCAGTCTTTTGTTGATGGTTTCCTTATTGGAGAGGAAAGCCTCCGCGATTTCATCGATCCCGAAACCGCAGAGGATGCGTAGCGCCAGGCCCACCTGCGCTTCTTTGGGAATGGCGGGGTTACATACCACGAAGAGCATCCGCAGCTGGCTATCTTCAATGTTCGGCCCGGAGAGATCGATTGCCGGTTCGGCGGCGCCGGCCTGCGAATTGCTGAGCACGGCGGATACTTTTTCCGCGAACACTTTATTCCTCCGCAGGTAATCGATGGTTTTGTTTTTCGCCACGGTATACAGCCAGGCGGTGGGATTGTCCGGGATGCTCTTCAGCCCCCATGTTTCGCTGGCCAGCAGGAAAGTGTCGTGCACGATATCTTCGGCGACTTCGAGATGGTTGCTGCCGAATAATTTACAGAGTACAGCAATGATCTTGCTGTACTCTGTTTTAAACAAGCGGGGAATGAGCTCCTTTTCCTGCATGCGCTGTTACACACCAAACTGCGTCAGGTGATGGTTGAGGTGTTTGTAGAACAGGTTGTTCCATTGGTTTTTGCTAAGCGCACCGAACGAGTGCGATACTTTTCCCTCGAACGCATGTTCCCCCAGCTCCGCCGTTTGCCGGATGTAGCCGATCAGGCGGGTTTTCTCCCGGTCAAAATCCCGGTCGCCTTTGATGATAAATGCAGGGGCAGTTTGTGCATTCTGTTTGTACGGTTGCGCGCTGGTAACGATCTTCTTCACAAACGACCGGAGGATGAACCGCATCACGAATCCGGGTTTGGGATGATTGTCGTCGTACACCAGTTCGTATTGCACATTGCAATGCGCCAGCATCTGCCCGGCGTTCATTTTTCCCCATTGCGCCGTGGTGCCGGGCTGTAGCAGGTTGATGCGCCTGATTATATCCTGCGCCACAGGTTGGGTGAAGATGTTTGGTAATTCCATGGGTAACGGTTTAGTCCATTTTCATAATATCGCGCACTTCCACATGCCCGCCGGTCAGCAGGATGGGACAGCCTTCTGCAAGCCGCAGCGCCTCATCGATGGAGGCCGCTTTGAGGATCAGGTTGCCGCCGATCATTTCCTTTACTTCGGCATATGGCCCGTCGGTCACCACGTTGCCGGGTTTGAGGGTTTTGCCCTGAAAACCGAGCCGGTTGGTGCTGACGAACTTTCCCTGGGCGGCAATGGCGCCTATCCAGTCGCGCCACTGCTTGATGCCGGCCTGCATCTGTTCAGGCGATACGTCGTGGGAAGGTTGCTGGGGGTGCCGGAAGATGAGCATGAATTCAGTCATGGTAACTGCGTTTAGATTGTTAAAATAATTTGTTTTT
Protein-coding sequences here:
- a CDS encoding SRPBCC family protein; the protein is MKKTLLLLTLLYLFAWQRSAGGVIVHPENQNHMTTDTSKTRDLIVTRTFDAPLEEVWKAWSDSGYVKQWWGPKVFTCPVAKMDFREGGASLVCMRTPDGHDLYNTWNYHKIVPMELIEFVMRFSDADGQAVDPAKMGLPAELAAGVRHKITFRPVDGKTEMTVTEFGYTNDQTYEMSKAGLEECLDKMALIFSKK
- a CDS encoding polysaccharide lyase — translated: MKDHLKSVRAGMILLVLSAAACSKPAVTDNELLPANENTLSVTDISIAAINGSFSENWDSYTHGTAYTQAQAEADFGNITGWNSSRSMISNGNLRVTLLKDALGGASGIIARTDISDGSEYQVSFSIRFHSAFDWSRGGKLGFGFLIGDGNTGGDPGWDGNGGSMRLMWYNNGSRVYFHPYVYYRDQPGEFGDNFGKSYPATGSLNRGQTYQVQMYVKSNTGTSTNGRAKLVIDGVTVLDTAIRWTTNDSKRLIRNLSFHTFRGGSQAHWQSTTDGYIYYDDLVVTKIQ
- a CDS encoding voltage-gated chloride channel family protein codes for the protein MKKPEQVHIAAHLLKWTAITVPVALTVGSLVAFFLWSLDEVTQLRQQRPWLLYLLPVAGLLIYALYRYLGKNAEAGNNLIMNEIHEPGGGVPLRMAPLVLATTIITHLFGGSAGREGTAVQIGGSLAGQLGKWFRLGKEDVRIILTTGIAAGFGAVFGTPVTGAVFALEVLTVGRISHKALLPCLMASVLADVTCSAWQIQHTHYHIAINEVISSTVDFIHFDFWLLLKVIGGGVCFGMAGYLFSTLSHTIKKYSGQFIPVKWLIPFVGGIVIIALTALLGTDDYLGLGVTNPDPDGVSIVSSFREGGAGYWSWCWKLLFTAITLGMGFKGGEVTPLFFIGAALGNTIALLTGAPVDLMAGLGFIAVFAGATNTPIACTIMGVELFGGEYVLYYAVACFTAYYFSGHTGIYAAQRMQSKT
- a CDS encoding exo-beta-N-acetylmuramidase NamZ family protein, with the protein product MQIRLIVIILLLATPFVGAAQYSSKGIITGADQVKAYLPYLKGKRVGMVVNQTSIIGNKLSVDSLRSLGVNIKAIFGPEHGFRGNASNGAEVHDEVDKATGIPIISLYGNKRKPAKKDLDNLDIMIFDIADVGCRFYTNINTLRDVMESCAQFGKELLILDRPNPNGYVDGPILDMENKSGIGQFPIPITHGMTIGEFAHMLNGEGWLQNKMKCKIKVIPVANYRHDMDYEMPVAPSPNLNTQQSVILYPSLCLFEGTILSQGRGTYMPFTVLGAPRLKGIYDFTFTPVSIPGKSETPLHQNDACYGLDLRRFDISPFRKAGKINVGWMIDLYKAYPDKAKFFDRSYSTQIGDINKLAGVKQFREQIIAGKSEAEIRKSWEPGLSAYKKMRTKYLLYK
- a CDS encoding nucleoside deaminase yields the protein MSEHHPYLQRCLELGAMAAAEGESPVGSLIVKDGTILGEAFEKSRQLKDITRHAEVLAVMDALARHGSCDGATLYTNVEPCILCSYVIRHHKIGKVVFSRYSGELGGAGSRYAILTAEDIVKWGKAPAVEVIADI
- a CDS encoding RNA polymerase sigma factor, producing MQEKELIPRLFKTEYSKIIAVLCKLFGSNHLEVAEDIVHDTFLLASETWGLKSIPDNPTAWLYTVAKNKTIDYLRRNKVFAEKVSAVLSNSQAGAAEPAIDLSGPNIEDSQLRMLFVVCNPAIPKEAQVGLALRILCGFGIDEIAEAFLSNKETINKRLLRARQKLREENISTDLPAEKEMGERLEAVLTTIYLLFNEGYYSSTQNSVLRKELCMEAMRLCYFLLQHAATNTPPVNSLLSLMCFHASRFDARLDAAGEHVLYEAQDRELWNDDLIEKGNYYLIQSAQGQQASRYHLEAAIAYWHCQKTPVPGKWEEILDLYNKLLMLEYSPVAALNRTYALSRVKGKAAAIREAEQLQLSGSHLYHSLLGNLYTGVDGGKAAEHYQTALQLARTEHDRAVIMRHLKAL
- a CDS encoding DUF1569 domain-containing protein; its protein translation is MELPNIFTQPVAQDIIRRINLLQPGTTAQWGKMNAGQMLAHCNVQYELVYDDNHPKPGFVMRFILRSFVKKIVTSAQPYKQNAQTAPAFIIKGDRDFDREKTRLIGYIRQTAELGEHAFEGKVSHSFGALSKNQWNNLFYKHLNHHLTQFGV
- a CDS encoding YciI family protein, with the protein product MTEFMLIFRHPQQPSHDVSPEQMQAGIKQWRDWIGAIAAQGKFVSTNRLGFQGKTLKPGNVVTDGPYAEVKEMIGGNLILKAASIDEALRLAEGCPILLTGGHVEVRDIMKMD